A genomic window from Schistocerca serialis cubense isolate TAMUIC-IGC-003099 chromosome 4, iqSchSeri2.2, whole genome shotgun sequence includes:
- the LOC126474335 gene encoding prolactin-releasing peptide receptor-like, whose protein sequence is MSGEVGGQSDSMGMEGNYSLYRVSNQSSDFDEYDMAGDIIYNAFVQALFCVVYTTIFVLGLAGNALVVVVVARNRAMHTVTNVFIGNLALSDVLLCALCVPFTPLYTFLGSWVFGGALCRAVVLAQGTSVYTSTLTLTSIAVDRFFVIVHPFRPRMRLSTCAWSLVGIWLFSALATLPYGLYTVLRAEHGYYYCEESWPSERARLAYGAVTAAAQFALPFAVSAFCYVRVSLRLGRRARHKPGCRSARRDDADRERKRRTNRMLVAMVAIFGLSWMPLTLLNLANDVFTSFGTWRYFNLCFFLVHALAMSSTCYNPFLYAWMNENFRKEFRRVLPCFRPEGTADHAALAPRPSCAPTGKTQDSLLPAATTTAQQHRDTPLDVKDGALPVASSDSATYSVHTSEVRLQIQQGEQMIQDNDHLLDSRI, encoded by the coding sequence ATGTCTGGTGAAGTTGGAGGACAATCTGATAGTATGGGCATGGAGGGGAACTATTCTTTGTACAGGGTGTCCAACCAGAGTTCGGACTTTGATGAGTACGACATGGCGGGCGACATCATCTACAACGCGTTCGTGCAGGCGCTGTTCTGCGTGGTGTACACGACCATCTTCGTGCTGGGCCTGGCGGGCAACGCGCTGGTCGTGGTGGTGGTAGCGCGCAACCGCGCGATGCACACCGTCACGAACGTGTTCATCGGCAACCTGGCGCTGTCGGACGTGCTGCTGTGCGCGCTGTGCGTGCCCTTCACGCCGCTCTACACCTTCCTGGGCAGCTGGGTGTTCGGCGGCGCGCTGTGCCGCGCCGTCGTGCTCGCGCAGGGCACCAGCGTCTACACGTCGACGCTGACGCTGACGAGCATCGCGGTCGACCGCTTCTTCGTGATCGTGCACCCGTTCCGGCCGCGCATGCGCCTCTCGACGTGCGCCTGGTCGCTGGTCGGCATCTGGCTGTTCTCTGCGCTGGCCACGCTGCCCTACGGCCTGTACACGGTGCTGCGCGCCGAGCACGGCTACTACTACTGCGAAGAGAGCTGGCCGTCGGAGAGGGCGCGCCTCGCCTACGGCGCCGTCACCGCCGCCGCCCAGTTCGCGCTGCCCTTCGCCGTCTCCGCCTTCTGCTACGTGCGCGTCTCGCTGCGCCTGGGCCGACGCGCGCGCCACAAACCCGGCTGCCGCTCGGCGCGCAGAGACGACGCCGACCGCGAGCGCAAGCGCCGCACCAACCGCATGCTCGTCGCCATGGTCGCCATCTTCGGCCTCTCCTGGATGCCGCTCACCCTGCTCAACCTCGCCAACGACGTCTTCACCTCGTTCGGCACCTGGCGCTACTTCAACCTCTGCTTCTTCCTGGTGCACGCGCTCGCCATGAGCTCCACCTGCTACAACCCGTTCCTCTACGCCTGGATGAACGAGAACTTCCGCAAGGAGTTCCGCCGCGTCCTGCCCTGCTTCAGACCGGAGGGTACAGCCGACCACGCTGCTCTGGCACCACGGCCGTCATGTGCACCTACTGGTAAAACGCAAGACTCGCTGTTGCCCGCGGCGACGACGACGGCACAGCAGCACCGCGACACTCCTCTAGATGTCAAAGATGGCGCTCTTCCCGTGGCCTCTAGCGACTCCGCCACATACTCTGTCCATACGAGCGAGGTTCGTCTACAGATCCAGCAAGGAGAGCAGATGATCCAGGACAACGATCACCTCCTTGATTCTCGTATCTAG